In Antedon mediterranea chromosome 10, ecAntMedi1.1, whole genome shotgun sequence, one genomic interval encodes:
- the LOC140059960 gene encoding uncharacterized protein produces the protein MSALEATFESCIILSDVVWDDPKYLCVNGNGEKEEHCVMVLDTPSTCSFIVNYEYWACFVSVVLFVYTIKLKTEHDRRFVYVIAITSVIDCLLSLASSCILVAAYNKLCNELLKVDLPSNPTCKDFEVPGIWQLDVDSLGVFIFIPLLRSAQVMSWISSISWLGLSIIYMADI, from the exons ATGTCAGCACTGGAG GCGACATTCGAGAGTTGTATCATTTTATCTGACGTTGTTTGGGATGATCCTAAATACCTTTGTGTAAATGGCAATGGAGAGAAGGAAGAACATTGTGTCATGGTGTTAGATACGCCGTCAACTTGTTCCTTTATAGTCAATTACGAATACTGGGCTTGCTTTGTCAGCGTTGTTTTGTTTGTCTATACAATCAAACTAAAAACAGAACATGATCGCCG GTTTGTGTATGTGATCGCAATAACATCAGTCATCGATTGTTTGCTTTCACTGGCATCATCTTGTATTTTAGTCGCTGCCTACAACAAACTATGCAACGAATTACTCAAAGTAGACCTACCATCAAACCC AACTTGTAAAGATTTCGAAGTTCCTGGTATCTGGCAACTGGATGTAGACAGTCTAGGCGTGTTTATCTTCATACCTCTTCTACGTAGTGCCCAG GTTATGTCTTGGATATCGAGTATTTCTTGGCTTGGCCTGTCTATTATCTACATGGCGGACATATGA
- the LOC140059962 gene encoding uncharacterized protein isoform X2 gives MDVRNNNILRYFKHALIVMAFISGLSVISIILTLKAKNEGDCIVLAKVEWTSKSKVYYYHLDTSSSSCSFIMLYQGIACAVCLGYCVILPWFTIECIIAALFSLICAIIFHIGLHKLCNGFLEKNKGYTCEEFESFYDGDKFISLFKGAQVSAS, from the exons ATGGATGTACGAAACAATAATATCTTACGATACTTCAAACATGCTTTAATCGTAATGGCATTTATCTCTGGTCTTTCAGTAATTTCAATCATATTAACATTAAAG GCAAAAAACGAAGGGGATTGTATTGTATTGGCTAAAGTTGAGTGGACATCGAAATCTAAAGTGTACTATTATCATCTTGACACTTCATCTTCGAGCTGTTCATTTATTATGTTGTATCAAGGCATAGCATGTGCTGTGTGTTTAGGCTATTGCGT GATTTTACCGTGGTTTACAATTGAGTGCATCATTGCGGCCTTGTTCTCGCTCATATGTgcaattatttttcatattgGTCTCCATAAATTATGTAACGGATTTTTGGAGAAAAATAAAGG TTATACATGTGAAGAGTTCGAATCTTTTTACGATGGTGACAAATTCATAAGCCTTTTCAAAGGCGCTCAGGTATCAGCATCTTAA
- the LOC140059962 gene encoding uncharacterized protein isoform X1, with the protein MDVRNNNILRYFKHALIVMAFISGLSVISIILTLKAKNEGDCIVLAKVEWTSKSKVYYYHLDTSSSSCSFIMLYQGIACAVCLGYCVYVIFSRTENVNPRILPWFTIECIIAALFSLICAIIFHIGLHKLCNGFLEKNKGYTCEEFESFYDGDKFISLFKGAQVSAS; encoded by the exons ATGGATGTACGAAACAATAATATCTTACGATACTTCAAACATGCTTTAATCGTAATGGCATTTATCTCTGGTCTTTCAGTAATTTCAATCATATTAACATTAAAG GCAAAAAACGAAGGGGATTGTATTGTATTGGCTAAAGTTGAGTGGACATCGAAATCTAAAGTGTACTATTATCATCTTGACACTTCATCTTCGAGCTGTTCATTTATTATGTTGTATCAAGGCATAGCATGTGCTGTGTGTTTAGGCTATTGCGTGTATGTTATCTTTTCGAGGACAGAAAATGTAAACCCAAG GATTTTACCGTGGTTTACAATTGAGTGCATCATTGCGGCCTTGTTCTCGCTCATATGTgcaattatttttcatattgGTCTCCATAAATTATGTAACGGATTTTTGGAGAAAAATAAAGG TTATACATGTGAAGAGTTCGAATCTTTTTACGATGGTGACAAATTCATAAGCCTTTTCAAAGGCGCTCAGGTATCAGCATCTTAA
- the LOC140059954 gene encoding uncharacterized protein produces the protein MSFRKDMLRYGTLVILAVIFIAGLSVIIITAEIKYDGECMVSAVVEWKSSKGSSVNIYVLNTSSASCSFIMGYHGLAVAVCFVFFIYFILLLRKVIVNPRFLPWFALLCIIAAVFSLVCVMVLYIGLSNLCDGFLERYEGYTTCEAFESSYHYDRKGFTGLFKGAQIASWLSCVFWAVMALMLFAQRKSFRIRRSLRVENSIQT, from the exons ATGAGTTTCAGAAAAGATATGTTACGATACGGCACTCTTGTAATTCTAGCGGTCATATTCATCGCAGGACTTTCTGTAATTATTATCACAGCAGAAATAAAA TACGACGGGGAATGTATGGTTTCGGCTGTTGTTGAGTGGAAGTCATCCAAAGGAAGTTCAGTGAACATTTACGTTCTTAATACTTCATCCGCAAGCTGCTCATTCATTATGGGGTACCATGGCCTAGCTGTAGCTGtatgttttgtcttttttatatatttcatcTTGTTGCTGAGGAAAGTAATCGTAAACCCACG GTTTTTGCCGTGGTTTGCATTACTTTGCATTATTGCGGCCGTTTTCTCGCTCGTGTGTGTGATGGTTCTTTATATTGGTCTCAGTAACTTATGTGACGGATTTCTGGAACGATACGAAGG ttacACAACATGTGAGGCGTTTGAATCTTCTTACCATTACGATCGCAAAGGTTTCACCGGACTTTTCAAAGGCGCTCAG ATTGCGTCGTGGTTATCGTGTGTTTTCTGGGCCGTAATGGCGTTGATGCTGTTTGCTCAAAGAAAGTCATTCCGGATCAGAAGATCTTTGAGAGTTGAAAATTCCATCCAAACATAG
- the LOC140059958 gene encoding uncharacterized protein isoform X2 yields the protein MLRYATLVILAVIFIAGLSVIIITAEIKYDGECMVSAVVEWKSSKGSSVNIYVLNTSSASCSFIMGYHGLAVAVCFVFFIYFILLLRKVIVNPRVLPWFALLCIIAALFSLICATVLHIGLRKLCNGFLERYEGYTCEAFESDYYDRKGFTGLFKGAQVTSWISCVSWAVMAIILFVQVKYSG from the exons ATGTTACGATACGCCACTCTTGTAATTCTAGCGGTCATATTCATCGCAGGACTTTCTGTAATTATTATCACAGCAGAAATAAAA TACGACGGGGAATGTATGGTTTCGGCTGTTGTTGAGTGGAAGTCATCCAAAGGAAGTTCAGTGAACATTTACGTTCTTAATACTTCATCCGCAAGCTGCTCATTCATTATGGGGTACCATGGCCTAGCTGTAGCTGtatgttttgtcttttttatatatttcatcTTGTTGCTGAGGAAAGTAATCGTAAACCCacg GGTTTTGCCGTGGTTTGCATTACTTTGCATTATTGCGGCCTTGTTCTCGCTCATTTGTGCAACCGTTCTTCATATTGGTCTCCGTAAATTATGTAACGGATTTCTGGAACGATACGAAGG ttataCATGTGAGGCGTTTGAATCTGACTATTACGATCGCAAAGGTTTCACCGGACTTTTCAAAGGCGCACAG GTTACGTCGTGGATATCGTGTGTTTCCTGGGCCGTAATGGCGATTATACTGTTTGTTCAAGTAAAATATTCCGGATAA
- the LOC140059958 gene encoding uncharacterized protein isoform X3, translating to MRPNNNFLYDGECMVSAVVEWKSSKGSSVNIYVLNTSSASCSFIMGYHGLAVAVCFVFFIYFILLLRKVIVNPRVLPWFALLCIIAALFSLICATVLHIGLRKLCNGFLERYEGYTCEAFESDYYDRKGFTGLFKGAQVTSWISCVSWAVMAIILFVQVKYSG from the exons ATGAGgcctaataacaattttttg TACGACGGGGAATGTATGGTTTCGGCTGTTGTTGAGTGGAAGTCATCCAAAGGAAGTTCAGTGAACATTTACGTTCTTAATACTTCATCCGCAAGCTGCTCATTCATTATGGGGTACCATGGCCTAGCTGTAGCTGtatgttttgtcttttttatatatttcatcTTGTTGCTGAGGAAAGTAATCGTAAACCCacg GGTTTTGCCGTGGTTTGCATTACTTTGCATTATTGCGGCCTTGTTCTCGCTCATTTGTGCAACCGTTCTTCATATTGGTCTCCGTAAATTATGTAACGGATTTCTGGAACGATACGAAGG ttataCATGTGAGGCGTTTGAATCTGACTATTACGATCGCAAAGGTTTCACCGGACTTTTCAAAGGCGCACAG GTTACGTCGTGGATATCGTGTGTTTCCTGGGCCGTAATGGCGATTATACTGTTTGTTCAAGTAAAATATTCCGGATAA
- the LOC140060859 gene encoding retinol dehydrogenase 11-like codes for MSDQITEFLKTNYIPITSAAAVGGDSDRSEYRHRQGDSFRPRSSQTSRQETSDGFEQVFGKNHLGPFLLTNLLLDLLKKSAPSRIVNVSSSGHAEAKINFDDINSTESFEPVAAYCRSKLANILFTKELAERLKGTGITCYSLHPGFVATDVFRAACHIAQCDSASNLQEL; via the exons atgaGCGATCAAATAACAGAGTTTCTAAAGACGAATTATATCCCCATTACATCAGCTGCAGCTGTCG GTGGTGATAGTGACAGGAGCGAATACAGGCATAGGCAAGGAGACAGCTTTAGGCCTAGATCTAGCCAGACGAG TCGCCAAGAAACATCAGATGGCTTCGAACAAGTTTTTGGTAAAAATCACCTTGGACCATTCTTGCTAACAAACCTTTTACTGGACTTGCTGAAGAAGTCGGCACCAAGCCGAATTGTCAATGTTTCCTCTTCGGGTCACGCTGAGGCTAAAATTAACTTTGATGACATTAACTCTACGGAATCTTTTGAACCTGTAGCTGCTTATTGCCGAAGTAAACTAGCAAATATTCTCTTTACAAAAGAACTTGCAGAAAGATTAAAAG GAACAGGCATAACTTGCTACTCGCTTCATCCAGGCTTCGTAGCAACAGACGTCTTCCGCGCAGCATGCCACATTGCTCAATGTGATTCTGCTTCTAATCTCCAAGAATTGTAA
- the LOC140059958 gene encoding uncharacterized protein isoform X1 → MSFRKDMLRYATLVILAVTFIAGLSVIIITAEIKYDGECMVLADVEWKSSEGSSVNIYVLNTSSASCSFIMGYQGVAVAVCLVFFIYFILLLRKVVVYPRVLPWFALLCIIAALFSLICATVLHIGLRKLCNGFLERYEGYTCEAFESDYYDRKGFTGLFKGAQVTSWISCVSWAVMAIILFVQVKYSG, encoded by the exons ATGAGTTTCAGAAAAGATATGTTACGATACGCCACTCTTGTAATTCTAGCGGTCACATTCATAGCAGGACTTTCTGTAATTATTATCACAGCAGAAATAAAA TACGACGGGGAATGTATGGTTTTGGCTGATGTTGAGTGGAAGTCATCCGAAGGAAGTTCAGTGAACATTTACGTTCTTAATACTTCATCCGCAAGCTGCTCATTCATTATGGGGTACCAGGGCGTAGCTGTAGCTGTATGTTTGgtcttttttatatatttcatcTTGTTGCTGAGGAAAGTAGTCGTATACCCACG GGTTTTGCCGTGGTTTGCATTACTTTGCATTATTGCGGCCTTGTTCTCGCTCATTTGTGCAACCGTTCTTCATATTGGTCTCCGTAAATTATGTAACGGATTTCTGGAACGATACGAAGG ttataCATGTGAGGCGTTTGAATCTGACTATTACGATCGCAAAGGTTTCACCGGACTTTTCAAAGGCGCACAG GTTACGTCGTGGATATCGTGTGTTTCCTGGGCCGTAATGGCGATTATACTGTTTGTTCAAGTAAAATATTCCGGATAA